In a single window of the Nodularia spumigena CCY9414 genome:
- the cobJ gene encoding precorrin-3B C(17)-methyltransferase, which yields MITKIVPAVVVLGQNSVPVARKIINVLPGARLYGLAGRTSGVDVTFTNFGDTVRELFAEGTPLIGICAAGILIRSIAPMLSDKKQEPPVLAVAEDGSAVVPLLGGLNGVNDLARRIAEELDVKPAITTTGDIRFRTALLSPPPGYHLANPDDAKKFISDLLAGAQVKLEGSAPWLSNSQLPIDPNGHLTIQVTERLVTPAPNRLVYHPATIAIAISDTVDVTLVQRMLADAELAPASVAGIFAPITLANNPNFKAIANAFKVPTRFFTLDKLENLITQGYSPAQAIAINATGSSPLSSSSSQLAISIAPKPIDPSTIGQAQGRLAIIGTGPGGSQWMSPEVKEILKSATDLVGYKTYINLIGSLADGKQLHESDNREEIARATMALDLAAQGRYVAVVSSGDPGIYAMAAAVFEVCDSEALRRNRNPKPEWDSIDIHVAPGISAMQAAAASIGAPLGHDFCAISLSDILKPWSIIEQRIAASAEADFAIAFYNPVSKERTWQLAAAKNILLQHRTPDTPVVLARNLGRPGQMVKVIKLKELTPDSADMRTVILVGSSQTRTIQRSDGTVAVYTPRRY from the coding sequence ATGATCACAAAGATTGTACCTGCCGTTGTGGTTCTGGGTCAAAACAGTGTACCAGTAGCCCGAAAAATCATCAATGTCCTGCCAGGGGCGAGATTATACGGTTTGGCAGGACGTACATCTGGTGTTGATGTCACTTTCACTAACTTCGGTGACACAGTGCGCGAGTTGTTCGCAGAGGGAACACCGTTAATTGGTATTTGTGCTGCTGGCATTCTGATTAGAAGCATAGCACCAATGCTTTCTGATAAAAAACAGGAACCACCAGTATTAGCTGTAGCTGAAGATGGAAGTGCTGTGGTTCCGCTTTTGGGTGGACTGAATGGCGTGAATGATTTGGCGCGACGCATTGCTGAGGAACTTGATGTTAAACCTGCAATCACTACAACAGGTGATATCCGTTTCCGCACAGCGTTATTATCTCCTCCTCCTGGATATCATTTAGCCAACCCAGATGATGCGAAGAAATTTATCTCAGATTTATTAGCTGGGGCGCAAGTCAAGCTTGAAGGTTCAGCGCCTTGGTTGAGTAATAGTCAACTACCTATAGACCCCAACGGTCATTTAACCATCCAGGTTACAGAAAGATTAGTAACTCCTGCACCCAACCGTCTGGTTTATCACCCAGCAACTATAGCGATCGCCATCAGTGATACTGTTGATGTAACTTTAGTACAACGGATGTTAGCAGATGCCGAACTTGCCCCCGCATCAGTAGCCGGAATATTTGCACCTATCACCCTAGCCAATAATCCCAACTTTAAAGCCATTGCTAACGCCTTTAAAGTACCTACACGCTTCTTTACTTTAGATAAACTAGAAAACTTGATAACACAAGGTTATAGCCCTGCCCAAGCCATAGCCATCAACGCCACTGGGTCGTCTCCCTTATCCTCCTCATCTTCCCAGCTAGCGATCTCTATTGCCCCCAAACCCATCGACCCCAGCACCATCGGTCAAGCACAGGGACGGTTAGCAATTATTGGCACTGGGCCAGGTGGTTCACAGTGGATGTCTCCAGAAGTAAAAGAAATACTCAAATCTGCAACTGATTTAGTGGGTTACAAAACATACATAAATTTAATTGGTTCTCTAGCTGATGGTAAACAACTGCACGAATCAGACAACCGTGAAGAAATTGCACGGGCAACAATGGCGCTGGATTTGGCAGCACAAGGGCGATATGTAGCCGTAGTATCTTCTGGTGATCCTGGGATATATGCAATGGCTGCGGCTGTATTTGAGGTATGCGATAGCGAAGCGCTCCGTAGGAATCGCAACCCCAAACCGGAATGGGATAGTATAGATATTCATGTTGCACCGGGGATATCAGCTATGCAAGCGGCGGCTGCAAGTATTGGCGCGCCTTTGGGACATGACTTTTGCGCCATTTCCCTGTCTGATATTTTAAAACCTTGGTCAATTATCGAACAACGAATTGCTGCATCTGCTGAAGCTGATTTTGCGATCGCCTTTTATAATCCTGTGTCCAAAGAGCGCACTTGGCAACTAGCAGCAGCGAAAAATATTTTACTGCAACATAGAACACCAGATACCCCAGTAGTATTAGCCAGAAATCTTGGCAGACCAGGGCAGATGGTGAAGGTAATCAAACTGAAGGAATTAACACCAGATTCAGCCGATATGCGGACAGTGATTCTAGTTGGTTCCAGCCAAACCCGAACAATTCAGCGCAGTGATGGAACTGTTGCGGTTTATACGCCACGACGGTACTAG
- the iscB gene encoding RNA-guided endonuclease IscB — translation MSNFVLVLDTNKKPLTPIHPGDARFLLNQQKAAVFRRFPFTIILKEPKSEVPTQPIELKIDPGSKTTGFALVQNNKVIWGMELQHRGLAIKESLETRKGVRRGRRSRHTRYRQARFLNRTKPQGWLAPSLSHRVLTINTWVKRLCNFAPITDIVQELARFDLQQLENPEISGFEYQQGELQGYEVREYLLNKWNRKCAYCTAENVPLQVEHIKPKAKGGTNRISNLCLACEKCNIKKGTQDIEKFLAKKPELLKQILSQAKRPLKDASAVNSTRWALFNKLKETGLPITTGSGGLTKFNRTRLGLPKTHWIDAACVGKVETLKILTTKILTVKSTGHSCRRFCRINKFGFPCTEPKKIFTHVSTGDFVKATLHKDRKNITSGKYVSRVKTPTKNGCEIVINGFRVEFSTMKDITKVHCSDGYSYV, via the coding sequence ATGTCTAATTTTGTTCTAGTTCTTGATACCAACAAAAAACCACTTACTCCAATTCATCCAGGAGATGCACGTTTTTTATTAAATCAACAAAAAGCTGCTGTATTTAGAAGATTTCCATTTACCATAATTTTGAAAGAACCTAAATCTGAAGTTCCAACTCAACCGATTGAATTAAAAATAGATCCAGGGAGTAAAACTACAGGTTTTGCGTTAGTTCAAAATAATAAAGTCATCTGGGGTATGGAATTACAACACAGAGGTTTAGCTATTAAAGAAAGCCTAGAAACTCGAAAAGGAGTAAGGCGAGGAAGACGTTCTAGACATACTCGTTATCGTCAAGCTAGATTTCTTAACCGCACTAAACCTCAAGGTTGGTTAGCACCTTCTTTAAGCCATAGAGTTTTAACTATTAACACTTGGGTTAAAAGATTATGTAATTTTGCCCCAATAACTGACATAGTTCAAGAGCTTGCTAGGTTTGACCTACAGCAGCTAGAAAACCCGGAGATATCAGGCTTTGAGTATCAACAGGGAGAGTTACAAGGGTATGAAGTCCGTGAATATCTTTTGAATAAATGGAATAGAAAATGTGCATACTGTACTGCGGAAAATGTCCCTTTACAAGTTGAGCATATTAAACCAAAAGCCAAAGGAGGAACTAATAGAATTTCTAATTTGTGTCTAGCTTGTGAGAAATGCAATATCAAAAAAGGTACTCAAGATATTGAGAAGTTTTTAGCAAAAAAGCCTGAGTTGTTGAAGCAAATTTTATCCCAAGCCAAGCGTCCACTAAAAGATGCGTCTGCTGTAAATTCAACGAGATGGGCTTTATTTAATAAGTTAAAAGAAACTGGATTACCTATAACAACAGGTTCAGGAGGTTTAACTAAGTTTAATAGAACTCGTTTAGGATTGCCTAAAACTCATTGGATTGATGCTGCTTGTGTAGGAAAAGTTGAAACTCTCAAAATACTGACAACAAAAATTTTAACAGTAAAAAGCACGGGGCATAGTTGCAGAAGATTCTGTAGGATCAATAAATTTGGTTTTCCTTGCACTGAGCCTAAAAAAATATTCACTCATGTTTCTACAGGAGATTTTGTTAAGGCTACTTTGCACAAAGATCGTAAAAACATAACTTCTGGAAAGTATGTAAGTCGTGTTAAAACTCCCACAAAAAACGGATGTGAGATTGTTATCAATGGTTTTAGAGTTGAATTTTCAACAATGAAAGATATTACTAAGGTTCATTGTAGTGACGGGTATAGCTACGTTTGA
- a CDS encoding Panacea domain-containing protein, with the protein MINCLDAARYFIARAYEDGIEAEMTNMKVQKLLYYSQSLYLAVYDQPLFDEEIQAWRYGPVCPPAYRFYSEFEAQQLPIPSQELLLQIPQNEKRLLEEIWGYFGGYHAYRLSDMTHLEFPWKKARQGLPPNASSTEPILLEDMKALGYQKLDLIEREHPAYQSVMSQVLEDACNSESANRIHKREVRDWLNSLLD; encoded by the coding sequence ATGATCAATTGTCTAGACGCAGCTCGCTACTTTATTGCGAGGGCTTACGAAGACGGTATAGAAGCAGAAATGACCAACATGAAGGTTCAAAAGCTTCTGTACTATTCACAAAGCTTGTATTTAGCAGTATACGATCAGCCATTGTTTGACGAGGAAATTCAAGCATGGCGATACGGTCCTGTTTGTCCTCCGGCTTACAGGTTTTACAGTGAATTTGAAGCGCAGCAGTTACCCATACCTAGTCAGGAATTATTATTACAGATTCCTCAAAATGAGAAAAGGCTGTTAGAGGAAATTTGGGGATATTTTGGTGGTTATCATGCTTATCGACTCAGTGATATGACTCACTTGGAGTTTCCTTGGAAAAAAGCACGCCAGGGTTTACCTCCAAATGCAAGTTCAACGGAACCCATTTTGTTGGAGGATATGAAGGCTTTGGGTTATCAGAAACTTGATTTAATAGAACGGGAGCATCCTGCTTATCAATCTGTAATGTCTCAGGTTTTAGAAGACGCTTGTAATTCAGAATCTGCCAATCGCATTCATAAACGAGAGGTGCGTGACTGGCTTAACTCCCTTCTCGATTGA
- a CDS encoding precorrin-2 C(20)-methyltransferase — MEIKGRLYGIGVGPGDPELLTLKALRLLQAAPVVAYQSAVDKESIARAIVSQYLTGNQIEVLFHLPRALEPETANLIYDKEVAPIAEHLAAGRDVVVLCEGDPFFYGSFMYVFTRLSEHYQTEVVPGISSLMACPVALGVPFTYYNDIMTVLPAPMPAEELITHLLATDAAAIMKLGRHFTKVRDVLHQLGLASRALYIERATMTQQRIVPLDEVDPAQVPYFSMIIIPTKNRL, encoded by the coding sequence ATGGAAATCAAAGGCCGTCTCTATGGAATTGGCGTAGGGCCAGGTGATCCGGAATTATTGACATTGAAAGCACTGCGACTATTACAGGCTGCCCCTGTGGTAGCTTATCAGTCAGCAGTGGATAAAGAAAGTATAGCGCGAGCGATCGTTTCCCAATATCTCACCGGGAATCAAATCGAAGTGCTGTTTCACCTCCCCCGCGCCTTGGAACCAGAAACGGCCAATTTGATTTATGACAAAGAAGTTGCACCAATAGCCGAACATTTAGCCGCAGGACGGGATGTAGTGGTGTTGTGTGAGGGTGATCCGTTTTTTTACGGTTCTTTCATGTATGTTTTCACCCGTTTATCTGAACACTACCAAACGGAGGTTGTACCGGGAATTTCTTCACTCATGGCTTGTCCTGTGGCCTTGGGTGTACCCTTCACTTATTACAACGATATTATGACCGTTTTACCTGCCCCCATGCCAGCAGAAGAATTAATCACGCACTTACTAGCAACCGATGCGGCGGCGATAATGAAACTAGGTCGCCACTTTACCAAAGTGCGAGATGTTTTACATCAATTAGGGTTGGCATCACGGGCATTGTATATTGAAAGAGCCACAATGACACAGCAGAGAATTGTACCCCTGGATGAAGTTGATCCCGCTCAAGTACCCTATTTCTCAATGATTATCATCCCAACCAAAAATCGACTATAG
- a CDS encoding precorrin-8X methylmutase: MSDYIRDANEIYSKSFAIIRSEAKLDVLPPDVAKVAVRLIHACGMTDIVNDLGYSSTAVQTGRAALAAGAPILCDCRMVAEGITRKRLPRNNQVICTLYDVEVPALAKRLGNTRSAAAVELWRLHLEGAVVAVGNAPTALFRLLEMLEEGVLKPALILGFPVGFVGAEESKAALAANSKRVPFLTLHGRRGGSAIAAAAVNALATEEE; the protein is encoded by the coding sequence ATGTCTGACTACATCCGAGATGCTAACGAAATTTACAGTAAATCCTTTGCCATCATTAGATCAGAAGCCAAGCTGGATGTGCTGCCCCCAGATGTAGCAAAAGTGGCAGTACGCCTGATTCATGCCTGTGGAATGACTGATATCGTCAATGACTTGGGATATTCATCAACGGCAGTACAGACTGGACGCGCAGCACTAGCAGCAGGTGCGCCGATTTTGTGTGATTGCCGAATGGTTGCCGAAGGTATTACTAGAAAGAGACTACCTAGAAACAACCAAGTTATTTGCACTCTTTATGATGTGGAAGTACCAGCCTTAGCTAAACGTTTGGGTAATACGAGATCAGCTGCTGCGGTGGAGTTGTGGCGATTGCACTTAGAAGGGGCAGTGGTAGCAGTTGGTAATGCCCCGACAGCCCTATTTCGACTGTTAGAAATGCTGGAAGAAGGAGTGCTAAAACCTGCGCTTATTTTAGGTTTTCCCGTGGGATTTGTGGGTGCGGAAGAATCAAAAGCAGCACTGGCAGCAAATAGCAAACGTGTACCATTTTTAACTTTACATGGTCGGCGTGGTGGCAGTGCGATCGCCGCCGCCGCAGTTAACGCCCTAGCAACAGAGGAAGAATAA
- the cobG gene encoding precorrin-3B synthase — translation MGILRHTYYLLPASHREGVNVLLSGFALCPGLFYDTPAQDGILSRIRIPGGILDSQQCHAIADIAENYGGGYVDITNRANLQIRELRSGISSAVLKHLQNIGIGSRNFAVDHIRNIMTSPTAGIDYQELIDTRPFVQDWENYIAAHPQLSGLSAKFSVCFDGGGKVSVCDRLNDIMFAAVLIDGKVYFRLCLSVGVKGKPPVDMGIVLLPELCLPVLAVLAGVYLNYTDPDSRRKLRLRELLNNLGCENYLQEVEQRLGFSLTPQPQFDKTSLEKNSKSNYQHIGIHPQRQPGLFYIGVVLPLGRLESQQIRGLADLAQNFGSGTLRLTPWQNLLLTDIRERSLTDVQSEIATLKLDISPSNINTALVACSGNKGCVASATDTKGDALALAKYLETHVSLNHPVNIHFSGCEKSCAQHSPSDITLLGVSLESEHGTLGAYHIYVGDSWRGETIGESNQKFGRQLYQYVTVAELPVLLGQMLQVYKIQCQNPDESFGEFVNRYGIAQLKPLFSPVS, via the coding sequence ATGGGTATACTAAGACACACTTACTATCTACTGCCTGCGTCGCACAGGGAAGGAGTTAATGTTTTGCTGTCCGGTTTTGCCTTATGTCCTGGTTTGTTTTATGATACACCTGCCCAAGATGGGATATTATCTCGCATCAGAATACCAGGTGGAATTCTGGATAGTCAACAGTGTCATGCAATCGCAGATATAGCAGAGAATTACGGGGGTGGTTATGTTGATATTACCAATCGCGCCAACCTCCAAATCAGGGAACTACGTTCGGGAATAAGTAGCGCAGTTCTCAAGCATTTACAAAATATCGGTATCGGTTCTCGCAATTTTGCTGTAGACCACATTCGGAATATTATGACCAGCCCCACTGCTGGTATTGATTACCAAGAATTAATTGATACCCGTCCCTTTGTGCAAGACTGGGAAAATTATATCGCCGCACATCCTCAGCTATCAGGACTATCAGCAAAATTTAGCGTTTGTTTTGATGGTGGTGGTAAAGTTTCGGTGTGCGATCGCCTCAACGATATCATGTTTGCTGCTGTCTTAATTGACGGTAAAGTTTATTTTCGGCTATGTCTGAGCGTCGGTGTCAAGGGAAAACCACCCGTTGATATGGGAATTGTCTTATTACCAGAGTTATGTTTGCCAGTTTTGGCAGTTTTAGCTGGTGTTTATCTCAATTATACTGACCCCGACAGTCGGCGCAAGCTGCGTTTGCGAGAGTTGTTAAATAATTTGGGTTGTGAAAATTATCTGCAAGAAGTTGAACAACGTCTAGGTTTTAGCCTCACCCCTCAGCCACAGTTTGACAAAACCAGTCTCGAAAAAAATTCAAAATCTAACTATCAACATATTGGCATTCATCCCCAGCGTCAGCCAGGCTTATTTTATATTGGCGTGGTTTTACCGTTAGGTAGGCTAGAGAGTCAGCAAATTCGGGGTTTAGCTGATTTAGCCCAAAACTTTGGTAGCGGGACTCTGAGGCTAACTCCTTGGCAAAATTTACTCCTGACTGATATTCGCGAGCGATCGCTTACCGATGTTCAGAGTGAAATCGCTACTCTAAAATTAGATATATCGCCAAGTAATATCAATACAGCATTAGTTGCCTGTTCTGGTAATAAAGGTTGTGTAGCATCTGCCACCGATACTAAAGGTGATGCTTTAGCATTAGCAAAATATCTCGAAACTCATGTTAGTCTGAATCACCCAGTTAATATTCACTTTAGCGGCTGCGAAAAATCCTGCGCCCAGCATAGTCCTAGTGATATTACCTTGCTCGGTGTCAGTCTAGAATCAGAACATGGAACTTTGGGAGCTTATCATATTTATGTTGGTGATAGCTGGCGTGGCGAAACCATAGGTGAAAGCAACCAAAAATTTGGTCGTCAACTCTATCAATATGTCACAGTGGCCGAACTACCTGTATTGTTAGGGCAGATGTTACAAGTTTATAAAATTCAATGCCAAAATCCTGATGAATCCTTTGGAGAATTTGTTAATAGATATGGAATTGCCCAATTAAAGCCGTTATTCTCCCCAGTGAGTTAG
- a CDS encoding bifunctional cobalt-precorrin-7 (C(5))-methyltransferase/cobalt-precorrin-6B (C(15))-methyltransferase yields MTRKWLSIVGIGEDGLEGLSAIAHSLIDQAEVIFGGDRHLAMLPPDDPRQKIAWTSPISTSIADIIRRRGESVCVLASGDPLCYGIGVTLTRQIPLEEITIIPAPSTFSLACAKLGWSFTELETLSLCGRPASLLQSYIYPNAKLLILSEGKDTPAIVAEILTKRGYGGSKITVLEHLGGIHERIVEGIAADWHETEIAPLNAIAVNCIADAGIIPLPRLPGLPDHAYHHDGQLTKSEVRAVTLAKLAPTPGQLLWDVGAGCGSISIEWMRTDSRCQAIAIEQNSSRLGYITDNAAALGTPYLKVISGKAPLILQDLPTPDAIFIGGGVTAPGLFDICWNALRPGGRLVANVVTVEGEQILFKWYEQVGGSLTRIAVQRAEPIGKFLGWRAMSPVTQWRGIKD; encoded by the coding sequence ATGACACGGAAATGGCTATCGATTGTGGGTATTGGTGAAGATGGGTTAGAAGGTTTAAGTGCGATCGCTCATTCTCTGATTGATCAAGCTGAAGTGATTTTTGGAGGCGATCGCCATTTAGCCATGTTACCACCAGATGACCCACGTCAGAAAATAGCCTGGACATCACCCATTAGCACCTCCATAGCCGACATTATCCGTCGTCGCGGTGAATCAGTCTGTGTATTAGCCAGTGGCGACCCTTTATGTTACGGTATCGGTGTCACCCTGACCCGACAAATTCCCCTAGAGGAAATTACGATTATTCCTGCGCCTTCCACCTTTAGCCTCGCCTGTGCCAAACTAGGATGGTCTTTCACGGAACTAGAAACCTTGAGTTTGTGCGGTCGTCCAGCTTCCTTACTCCAAAGTTACATCTATCCCAATGCTAAACTGTTGATTTTGAGTGAAGGAAAAGACACCCCCGCAATTGTTGCCGAAATCTTGACAAAACGCGGTTATGGTGGTAGTAAAATTACAGTTTTAGAACATCTGGGTGGTATTCATGAAAGAATTGTCGAAGGTATAGCCGCAGATTGGCATGAAACAGAAATTGCACCGTTGAATGCGATCGCGGTTAATTGTATTGCTGATGCTGGAATTATACCTTTACCCAGATTACCAGGATTGCCAGATCACGCCTATCACCATGATGGACAATTAACCAAGAGTGAAGTCAGGGCGGTGACTTTAGCAAAATTAGCTCCCACTCCCGGACAACTACTATGGGATGTCGGTGCGGGTTGTGGTTCAATTTCGATTGAATGGATGCGGACTGATTCTCGATGTCAGGCGATCGCTATTGAACAGAATTCTTCTAGACTGGGTTATATCACCGATAACGCCGCAGCTTTAGGAACTCCTTACCTGAAAGTTATTAGCGGTAAAGCACCATTAATTTTGCAAGATTTACCTACTCCTGATGCTATATTTATCGGCGGTGGAGTCACAGCACCAGGGCTTTTTGATATCTGTTGGAATGCACTACGTCCGGGTGGGCGGTTGGTAGCTAATGTTGTGACTGTAGAGGGTGAGCAAATTTTATTTAAATGGTATGAGCAGGTTGGTGGTAGTTTAACTCGGATTGCTGTTCAAAGAGCGGAACCTATTGGTAAGTTTTTAGGTTGGCGGGCTATGTCGCCTGTTACTCAATGGAGAGGGATTAAGGATTGA
- a CDS encoding Uma2 family endonuclease, producing the protein MVANPEIYVTPEEYLEMEERSDIKHEYIDGYIYAMAGALDSHVTIALNLATLLRNHVRGSGCRVYIADMKARIESLNRFYYPDVIVTCDKRDQETPAYKRFPNLIVEVLSDSTEAFDRGDKFADYQLVETLEEYVLINTKRQRFECFRRNHQGLWVLQSYTTEKTSFRLNSIDFETTIKELYEDTEI; encoded by the coding sequence ATGGTTGCTAACCCGGAAATCTACGTCACTCCCGAAGAATACTTAGAGATGGAAGAACGGAGTGATATTAAACATGAGTATATTGATGGCTATATCTACGCAATGGCTGGGGCGCTAGATTCCCATGTTACTATTGCGCTCAACCTTGCTACTCTTCTACGTAATCATGTACGTGGTTCAGGTTGTCGCGTTTACATCGCCGACATGAAAGCCAGAATTGAATCACTGAATCGGTTCTACTATCCCGACGTGATAGTAACTTGCGACAAAAGAGATCAAGAAACGCCAGCTTATAAAAGATTTCCTAATTTAATTGTAGAAGTTTTATCTGACTCCACCGAAGCCTTTGACCGGGGGGATAAATTCGCTGACTATCAACTAGTAGAAACCCTAGAAGAATACGTCTTAATTAACACAAAACGCCAGCGATTCGAATGTTTTCGCCGGAATCATCAAGGACTGTGGGTTTTGCAATCTTACACAACAGAAAAAACCTCATTTCGATTAAATAGCATAGACTTCGAGACAACCATAAAAGAACTTTACGAAGACACAGAAATTTAA
- a CDS encoding sucrose synthase — MHELFETVLNKDEKITLRQFISELSDTDKRYFLRNEILHNFAEFCHQYQKPTYFYYSSSIGRLIHNTHEMILDEQGTWFVVRPRIGSQQMWRLQADFSGFEPMTPQAWLDVSDRLVNRYQPHILEIDFQPFAEESTRITDPRNIGQGLAFLNRYLCDQLSNDTHYWLEVIFQALYQLTYDQKPLLISDRIPSGIHLVKQIKQALKFLNQQPPEEPYANFRPHLQELGFEPGWGNTSGRISETLELLEQLIDNPQPAILEAFVARVPAIFRVVLVSIHGWVGQQDVLGRDETLGQVIYVLEQARSLENKLQAEIKLAGLDLIGIQPHVIILTRLIPNCEGTECNLRLEKIHDTENAWILRIPFGEFNSDITNNWISKYEIWPYLETFAQDAEKELLTQFQGRPNLIVGNYSDGNLVASLISRSLKVTQCNIAHSLEKPKHLFSNLYWQDLEDNYHFSAQFTADLISMNAADFIITSSYQEIVGTPDTIGQYESYKCFTMPELYHVINGIDLFSPKFNMVPPGVSENIFFPFSQKDRRNPKLTSQVHDLLFEREHPQIIGKLDNPNKRPILTVAPITSVKNLTGLAECFAKNRGLQEHCNLIFITTKLYVNQATNPKEAEEIQRLHDIINQYELHGNIRCIGMRLPSPDLGEAYRVIADAQGIYVHFARFESFGRSILEAMVSGLPTFVTKFGGAVEIIQDQEETFHINPTDFKATAHQILNFIDQCETQPERWTEVSQMMSQRVINKYNWHLHTSQILLLAKIFSFWNFALPENNAAKHRYLETLFYLIFKPRAEKILEKHQQYSVIMNH, encoded by the coding sequence ATGCATGAATTATTTGAAACTGTATTAAACAAAGACGAAAAAATCACTCTGCGTCAGTTTATCTCGGAATTAAGCGACACTGATAAACGTTACTTTTTGAGAAACGAGATATTACATAATTTTGCTGAATTCTGTCACCAATACCAAAAGCCTACTTACTTTTATTATTCTTCTTCTATCGGTAGACTAATTCATAATACCCATGAAATGATTTTAGATGAACAAGGGACTTGGTTTGTAGTTCGACCCAGGATTGGGAGTCAACAAATGTGGCGACTACAAGCTGATTTTTCGGGATTTGAGCCGATGACACCCCAAGCGTGGTTAGATGTAAGCGATCGCCTCGTTAATCGCTACCAACCGCACATCCTCGAAATTGATTTCCAACCCTTTGCGGAAGAATCGACCAGAATCACTGACCCCAGAAACATTGGTCAAGGTCTAGCCTTTCTCAATCGTTACTTATGCGATCAACTGTCTAATGACACCCATTATTGGCTAGAGGTGATATTTCAAGCATTATATCAATTGACTTATGATCAAAAACCTCTGCTAATTAGCGATCGCATTCCCTCCGGTATTCACCTAGTTAAACAAATAAAGCAAGCCCTAAAATTTCTCAATCAGCAACCCCCGGAAGAACCCTACGCCAATTTTCGCCCTCACCTCCAGGAACTCGGTTTTGAACCAGGGTGGGGTAATACATCTGGGCGTATATCCGAAACCCTAGAACTTTTAGAACAACTCATTGATAACCCCCAACCCGCCATTTTAGAAGCCTTCGTCGCCCGTGTTCCCGCAATTTTCCGCGTCGTTCTCGTCTCCATTCACGGTTGGGTTGGTCAACAAGATGTTTTAGGTAGAGATGAAACACTAGGTCAAGTGATTTATGTTCTAGAACAAGCCCGCAGCTTAGAAAATAAACTCCAAGCAGAAATCAAACTTGCTGGTCTTGACTTAATAGGTATTCAACCCCATGTAATTATTCTCACTAGACTTATTCCTAACTGCGAAGGTACAGAATGTAATTTGCGGTTAGAAAAAATCCATGATACAGAAAATGCTTGGATATTACGCATTCCCTTTGGTGAATTTAATTCTGATATTACCAATAATTGGATTTCTAAATATGAAATTTGGCCTTATTTAGAAACATTTGCTCAAGATGCCGAAAAAGAACTTTTAACTCAATTTCAAGGTCGTCCAAATCTGATTGTGGGTAACTACAGCGATGGTAATTTAGTCGCCTCCCTGATTTCCCGCAGTCTGAAAGTTACCCAATGCAATATAGCCCATTCTTTAGAAAAACCTAAACACTTATTTAGTAACTTGTATTGGCAAGATTTAGAAGATAATTATCACTTCTCGGCACAATTTACCGCCGATTTAATTAGCATGAATGCTGCTGACTTTATTATCACCTCATCTTATCAAGAAATAGTCGGCACACCAGACACAATCGGTCAATACGAATCTTACAAATGTTTTACCATGCCTGAGCTATATCATGTAATTAATGGGATTGATTTATTCAGTCCTAAATTTAACATGGTTCCGCCGGGAGTTAGTGAAAATATCTTTTTCCCTTTTAGTCAAAAAGACAGGCGAAATCCCAAACTTACCTCCCAAGTACATGATTTACTTTTTGAGCGTGAACATCCCCAAATAATTGGGAAATTAGATAACCCTAATAAGCGCCCAATCCTCACTGTCGCGCCCATTACCTCAGTTAAAAATCTCACAGGCTTGGCAGAATGTTTTGCTAAAAATCGGGGCTTACAAGAGCATTGTAACCTAATTTTTATCACTACTAAACTTTATGTAAATCAAGCCACAAACCCCAAAGAAGCTGAGGAAATCCAAAGACTCCACGACATAATTAATCAGTATGAACTCCACGGGAATATACGCTGTATAGGGATGCGTCTTCCTAGCCCTGACCTTGGAGAAGCCTACCGAGTAATTGCCGATGCTCAAGGCATTTATGTCCACTTTGCCCGATTTGAATCCTTTGGTCGCAGCATTTTAGAAGCGATGGTTTCCGGCTTACCAACTTTCGTCACTAAATTTGGTGGTGCTGTAGAAATTATTCAAGATCAAGAAGAGACTTTTCATATTAATCCTACAGACTTTAAAGCAACAGCCCATCAAATTTTGAATTTCATTGATCAATGTGAGACTCAACCTGAACGTTGGACAGAAGTTTCCCAGATGATGAGCCAGCGCGTTATTAATAAATACAATTGGCATTTACACACGAGTCAAATACTATTACTAGCTAAAATATTTAGCTTCTGGAACTTTGCCCTTCCGGAAAATAATGCAGCCAAACATCGTTATTTAGAAACATTATTTTACCTAATTTTTAAACCCAGAGCCGAAAAAATTTTAGAAAAACATCAGCAATATTCTGTTATCATGAACCATTAA